The following are from one region of the Paenibacillus sp. JZ16 genome:
- a CDS encoding S-layer homology domain-containing protein translates to MLSNNINLRKIGVMFLIFTLVFTGLGVSSGMPVSYAASSEVYVSSGGDDQNDGITESTPFASLQKAYKEVNDGGTIYLLDDVILKDGVDVIVAINEAKHVTIATAPNANNTVMIKRGKPSGKVLFQLTNMSQITLSNIIIDGNSEEMGGAIDGRLFNVYGGSKLIIGEGAVLQNSFSQHQGSAIYTRDAGSIVEMNDGEIKGNKRSLIGAAIFVDPGAQFIMTGGHITNNIGGGVESRGGEIVLSGEANITGNTFNGKEVNVNLANYKALILNGAFTGKAGVTTQSMTSGTQFGRVTEEGMGSVENLIADSGSLLASYDANKNLVWRAFKNDLSKPSTDGEVMGKKPTLTGVTEPFANVKIEIVSAADQSIIVSEEVTADENGNWEFPVANALTIGAYTINVTANKNNTQSGTVTRQFEVLSDVYVSSGGSDTSGDGTRNHPYATLYKAYQEVNDGGTIYVLDNIDLSVDGNLKYLHLNEEKSVTISTASGVNTAVIQRGSTKGAATGEPGADKDTLIYLEKGQLTLNNIIIDAKGNVGSFTGRIMNVYNNSKLIIEEGTILRNSYSEFGGSAIYIRHNTVGSKPVVEMKGGEIRGNKLTKDSGTVLIAEDATFTMTGGTITDNSGGGVSTNTNTSKFNLSGTAQITGNRGVNQQTELNVNLQGSTFLTLSDDFTGEAGITAVARMNVGNKFGEAARAGLTGLENLYSDNGQLFASYGVGNNNLVWKEKAVTTTAPGGVGVNDGLISWVDVGKSAKPENGQVTELQDLAINEIWDRNETDRIIPYSANAVNYNPAIQVTSATTYFKKASVGTTQDTEREVFSVQASSNFGGFPWDLGGKYGASSAYGNGTGNLIRTYFGSDSSKEIDVTGYDLKKTRVMNIWSAVDSGNPNKDQWSFALDGKQLYPINGTGDEHKVNFTLAAGGKVYIGAGHYSRFNGSISEVIVFNKKLSETERHKVNSYLALKYGLTLKDANGQLIDYVTSNHDAGQTSTMWTAANNQGYGNRITGIGRDDMGALNQKQSKSQDNGANVTISLGDTVANSNEENAGKIANDKSFFVFSDNGAGTEFISPIDKGNESLKHTARIHKVEKTNWADKEAVTGLPVQITLQVDKVETAEQWPLYLVVSADNQFDYQDKFYELVDGKATLSSEDFNNGSYFTIAAPAPQLISAKLDQATADSNQIVFTFDQDVVLTDSTGFLIEMDGAVVPIDQVSIKVDPVDTTKLIITLPSGTDIAGKKVTVSYSGNGNLKGTNGVPVDAFDKEITKLAKPNAQLNGDMLSWAPIDHADEYEVTVKLSDGTIITTEAVNGTELDLSTLGLQPGSYDVTVTAKSNNDAYVDSEASDSVTYTVSTKVNTTELQNKINEAGTLDEKDYTPESWANLEHELTEANNVLNDPNATQDQVDAAVTKLTEAINNLEKIKVDKTALEDKVNEAGTLDEKDYTPESWANLERELTEANNVLNDPNATQDQVDAAVRKLTEALDNLEKIKVDKTALEAKVTESGKLDEKDYTPESWANLERELTEATNVLNDPSATQDQVDAAVRKLTEAIDNLENIKVDKTALEAKITEAGTLDGKDYTPESWANLERELTEANNVLNDPNATQDQVDAAVRKLTEALDNLEKIKVDKTALEAKITEAGTLDGKDYTPESWANLERELTEANNVLNDPNATQDQVDQALAELQKALDDLVVTNGELEELNLVGLTNGGNRDIELTPPFDPNQNKTYYGTVTNDVYGISLNPVAKYPDDTQVKIIVNDIEYPADQWNKLPLKEGENKIKVGVYDKAGKLINEYTYIIDREKASGNDNSGGGNNGGSNNGGGNSDPVSPTTSPTPPTTDNTAKPGNIVITINGSNVSFASGTVNGGQATVTIDKDKLSGILADGKGHKLGISVPGNGDVEVRGLTVEDLKKLSDTGSSLDIEDVLAIYPVPAGQLDVNAISKQFGNAPISDIAANIKIKRSSDELAKFAREKAAQGGYELLVHPVDLDLAFVHDGKTDRTGLLNGYAPKYIAIPEGVDPNRITTGVIVNPDGSVFHVPTVVTKVNNRYFALINDLRSSGTYSVIWNPQDFEDVKSHWGKQDVNNIAARLSLKGNGNNTFSPNRYVTRSEFAEIVVLGLGLMRQDASQAKFSDVPASIWYKDAVSIANEFDIVRGYNDSNFKGGLQITREQGFAMIARAYRLIQSEDVPNQEQIATTLAQYTDGANVAPWAKADVTQLIDAGIIQGNGPEALSPKAQMTRAEVTALIARMLKVTNLIDK, encoded by the coding sequence ATGCTAAGCAACAACATTAATTTGCGGAAAATTGGAGTTATGTTTCTGATTTTTACCCTTGTCTTCACGGGACTTGGGGTAAGCTCAGGAATGCCAGTCAGCTATGCTGCTTCTTCGGAAGTTTATGTATCCAGCGGTGGTGATGACCAAAACGATGGAATAACTGAGTCGACTCCGTTCGCTTCCCTGCAGAAAGCCTATAAAGAGGTTAATGACGGGGGAACGATATACCTCCTGGACGACGTTATACTGAAGGATGGCGTTGATGTAATTGTTGCAATAAATGAAGCCAAGCATGTTACGATTGCCACTGCCCCTAATGCCAATAACACCGTGATGATTAAACGTGGCAAGCCAAGCGGCAAAGTACTCTTTCAACTAACTAATATGAGCCAGATAACATTAAGTAATATTATCATTGACGGCAACTCCGAGGAAATGGGAGGGGCGATCGATGGAAGATTATTTAATGTCTATGGTGGTTCAAAACTGATTATTGGAGAAGGTGCTGTTTTACAAAACAGTTTTTCACAACATCAAGGAAGTGCGATATACACCAGAGACGCCGGTTCTATTGTAGAAATGAATGATGGAGAAATTAAAGGCAATAAACGTTCTTTGATTGGTGCGGCAATTTTTGTCGATCCTGGAGCACAATTTATTATGACCGGTGGCCACATTACAAATAATATCGGCGGAGGCGTTGAGTCTCGCGGCGGTGAGATCGTCCTTTCGGGTGAAGCCAATATCACCGGGAATACATTTAACGGAAAAGAAGTAAACGTTAACCTGGCAAATTATAAAGCTCTAATTCTAAACGGTGCATTTACGGGGAAGGCAGGCGTTACCACCCAGAGCATGACATCGGGAACACAATTTGGACGTGTAACAGAAGAAGGTATGGGCAGTGTCGAGAATTTGATTGCCGACTCTGGCTCTCTTCTTGCAAGTTATGATGCAAATAAGAATTTGGTATGGCGAGCATTCAAGAATGACTTGAGCAAACCGAGTACCGACGGCGAGGTAATGGGGAAAAAGCCGACGCTGACCGGGGTAACAGAACCTTTTGCGAATGTAAAGATTGAAATCGTTAGTGCAGCAGACCAGTCTATCATCGTTTCTGAAGAGGTAACCGCTGATGAGAACGGGAACTGGGAGTTTCCAGTTGCTAATGCCTTGACTATAGGTGCATATACGATCAATGTTACAGCTAATAAAAATAATACACAGTCGGGGACTGTGACTAGACAATTTGAAGTTTTATCGGATGTTTACGTATCCAGTGGAGGCAGTGACACCTCAGGTGATGGAACCCGAAACCATCCTTACGCAACATTGTACAAAGCCTATCAAGAGGTGAATGACGGGGGAACGATATATGTCTTGGACAATATCGATTTGTCGGTCGATGGCAACTTAAAGTACCTTCATCTTAATGAAGAAAAGAGTGTTACGATCTCTACGGCTTCTGGCGTAAATACCGCTGTGATTCAGCGTGGCTCGACAAAGGGTGCGGCAACCGGTGAGCCGGGAGCAGATAAAGACACACTTATTTATCTTGAGAAGGGCCAGCTTACATTAAATAATATTATCATTGATGCCAAGGGTAATGTAGGTTCCTTCACTGGAAGAATAATGAATGTCTACAATAATTCAAAGCTGATTATTGAAGAAGGGACTATTTTACGTAACAGTTATTCCGAATTTGGAGGAAGCGCAATATATATCAGACATAATACCGTAGGATCGAAACCGGTTGTAGAAATGAAAGGTGGAGAAATTCGCGGTAATAAATTGACTAAAGACTCAGGTACGGTATTGATTGCTGAAGATGCGACGTTCACTATGACTGGAGGTACAATCACTGACAATAGTGGTGGTGGAGTTAGTACCAACACGAATACGTCTAAGTTCAATCTTTCTGGTACAGCACAGATAACGGGGAATAGAGGAGTGAACCAACAAACTGAGCTAAACGTTAATTTACAAGGTAGTACGTTCCTTACTCTATCCGATGATTTTACCGGAGAAGCGGGTATTACCGCGGTAGCACGTATGAATGTAGGAAATAAGTTTGGGGAAGCAGCGAGAGCTGGCTTGACAGGGTTGGAGAATCTCTATTCCGATAACGGCCAACTTTTTGCAAGTTATGGTGTAGGTAATAATAACTTGGTATGGAAAGAGAAAGCGGTAACTACAACTGCTCCTGGCGGGGTGGGAGTAAATGATGGATTGATATCATGGGTAGATGTAGGCAAGAGCGCTAAGCCTGAGAATGGCCAGGTTACCGAGTTACAAGATTTGGCCATTAATGAAATATGGGACCGAAATGAAACCGACAGAATTATTCCATATAGCGCTAATGCTGTGAACTATAATCCCGCTATTCAGGTGACTTCGGCTACTACCTATTTCAAAAAAGCTTCTGTAGGTACTACACAGGACACAGAACGGGAAGTGTTCTCAGTTCAAGCAAGTAGCAATTTTGGTGGATTTCCTTGGGACTTAGGCGGTAAATATGGCGCGTCTTCTGCATATGGGAATGGAACCGGGAATCTGATTCGCACCTATTTTGGATCCGATTCGTCTAAAGAAATTGATGTCACAGGATATGACTTGAAGAAGACACGAGTTATGAATATATGGAGTGCAGTAGACTCTGGGAATCCTAATAAAGATCAATGGTCTTTTGCTTTAGATGGAAAACAGTTATATCCAATTAACGGTACTGGAGATGAACATAAAGTTAATTTTACTCTTGCTGCTGGTGGTAAAGTATACATCGGTGCAGGTCACTATAGCCGGTTTAACGGCTCCATCTCCGAAGTAATTGTATTCAACAAAAAATTAAGTGAGACTGAGCGCCATAAGGTTAACAGCTACCTCGCCTTAAAGTATGGTCTGACTTTGAAAGATGCAAATGGCCAACTGATCGATTATGTCACGAGTAATCATGATGCAGGGCAAACATCTACGATGTGGACTGCAGCTAATAATCAAGGCTATGGTAACCGTATCACCGGAATCGGGCGTGACGATATGGGGGCATTGAATCAGAAACAATCGAAGTCTCAAGATAACGGCGCCAACGTAACGATTTCATTAGGAGATACGGTAGCAAATTCTAATGAAGAGAATGCCGGAAAAATTGCTAACGACAAATCATTTTTTGTTTTTAGCGATAATGGGGCTGGGACGGAGTTCATTAGTCCAATCGATAAAGGCAATGAAAGTCTAAAGCATACTGCGCGCATTCACAAAGTGGAGAAGACCAACTGGGCAGACAAAGAGGCAGTAACAGGGTTACCTGTTCAGATTACATTGCAAGTAGATAAAGTAGAAACAGCTGAACAATGGCCTTTATATTTAGTTGTCAGTGCAGACAATCAATTCGATTATCAAGACAAGTTCTACGAGTTAGTTGACGGTAAAGCAACGCTTAGCAGTGAAGATTTTAATAATGGATCATACTTCACGATTGCAGCGCCAGCCCCACAACTGATAAGTGCTAAACTTGATCAAGCTACAGCAGATAGTAATCAAATTGTCTTCACTTTTGATCAAGATGTAGTGCTAACCGATTCAACTGGTTTCTTAATTGAAATGGATGGTGCAGTGGTACCGATTGATCAGGTTAGTATTAAAGTTGATCCGGTTGACACCACAAAACTGATTATTACATTACCATCCGGAACAGACATTGCTGGCAAAAAGGTAACTGTATCCTATAGCGGAAACGGGAACTTGAAGGGGACTAACGGAGTTCCTGTAGATGCTTTTGACAAGGAAATAACAAAGCTAGCGAAGCCTAATGCTCAATTGAATGGGGATATGCTATCCTGGGCCCCTATAGACCATGCAGATGAGTATGAAGTAACGGTGAAGTTAAGTGACGGCACCATTATTACTACCGAAGCCGTAAATGGAACTGAGCTCGATTTGTCGACATTGGGACTGCAACCCGGCAGCTATGATGTAACGGTAACGGCGAAGTCGAATAACGATGCCTATGTGGATTCGGAAGCGTCAGATTCAGTAACATATACCGTATCGACAAAGGTTAATACAACAGAATTACAGAACAAAATTAACGAAGCCGGCACGCTCGACGAGAAAGATTACACCCCTGAAAGTTGGGCTAATCTGGAGCATGAGCTTACCGAAGCCAACAACGTTCTGAACGATCCAAATGCTACACAGGATCAAGTAGATGCAGCTGTTACAAAGTTGACCGAGGCGATAAATAATCTGGAGAAGATTAAGGTCGACAAAACTGCTCTTGAAGATAAAGTAAACGAAGCCGGCACGCTCGACGAGAAAGATTATACCCCTGAAAGCTGGGCTAATCTGGAGCGCGAGCTTACCGAAGCCAACAACGTTCTGAACGATCCAAATGCTACGCAGGATCAAGTAGATGCAGCTGTTAGAAAGTTGACCGAAGCGCTAGATAATCTGGAGAAGATTAAGGTCGACAAAACTGCTCTAGAAGCGAAGGTAACCGAATCAGGTAAGCTTGACGAGAAAGATTACACCCCTGAAAGCTGGGCTAATCTGGAGCGCGAGCTTACCGAAGCCACCAACGTTCTGAACGATCCAAGTGCAACTCAAGACCAAGTAGATGCAGCTGTTAGAAAGTTGACCGAGGCAATAGATAATCTGGAGAATATTAAGGTCGACAAAACTGCTCTTGAAGCGAAGATAACCGAAGCAGGCACGCTTGATGGGAAAGATTACACCCCTGAAAGCTGGGCTAATCTGGAGCGCGAGCTTACCGAAGCCAACAACGTTCTGAACGATCCAAATGCTACGCAGGATCAAGTAGATGCAGCTGTTAGAAAGTTGACCGAAGCGCTAGATAATCTGGAGAAGATTAAGGTCGACAAAACTGCTCTTGAAGCGAAGATAACCGAAGCAGGCACGCTTGATGGGAAAGATTACACCCCTGAAAGCTGGGCTAATCTGGAGCGCGAGCTTACCGAAGCCAACAACGTTCTGAACGATCCAAATGCTACGCAGGATCAAGTAGATCAGGCGCTGGCCGAGTTACAAAAGGCGCTAGATGATCTCGTTGTAACGAACGGAGAACTAGAGGAACTGAACCTCGTTGGTTTAACAAATGGCGGCAATCGGGATATCGAGTTAACTCCACCATTTGACCCGAACCAAAACAAAACCTATTACGGAACGGTAACGAATGACGTATACGGCATCAGCCTGAATCCAGTGGCGAAGTATCCGGACGATACTCAGGTTAAAATCATTGTGAACGATATAGAGTATCCTGCCGATCAGTGGAATAAGCTGCCGCTTAAAGAAGGTGAGAATAAGATCAAAGTCGGCGTCTATGACAAAGCTGGTAAGCTGATCAACGAGTATACCTATATCATCGATCGTGAGAAAGCTTCCGGTAACGACAACTCCGGCGGTGGCAACAATGGTGGTAGCAATAATGGTGGCGGTAACTCTGACCCAGTTAGTCCAACAACTTCACCGACTCCACCAACAACGGACAACACGGCGAAACCGGGGAACATCGTAATAACCATTAACGGTTCAAATGTATCGTTCGCTTCGGGCACGGTAAACGGTGGTCAAGCGACGGTTACGATCGATAAGGACAAACTGTCCGGTATTCTTGCAGACGGTAAAGGACATAAACTCGGCATTAGCGTACCGGGTAACGGCGATGTTGAAGTTCGAGGATTGACGGTTGAAGATCTGAAGAAGCTTTCTGATACCGGCTCCAGCTTGGATATTGAAGATGTGCTGGCGATTTATCCGGTTCCTGCAGGACAGCTCGATGTGAACGCGATTAGCAAGCAGTTCGGCAATGCTCCGATCAGCGACATTGCGGCAAACATCAAGATCAAACGTTCTAGCGATGAGTTGGCTAAGTTTGCCCGCGAGAAGGCAGCTCAAGGCGGTTATGAACTGCTTGTGCATCCGGTCGACCTCGATTTGGCCTTTGTGCATGACGGAAAAACGGATAGAACGGGATTATTGAACGGCTATGCGCCAAAATACATCGCAATTCCGGAAGGCGTAGATCCGAACCGGATTACGACAGGCGTTATCGTTAATCCGGACGGCAGCGTATTCCATGTACCGACGGTCGTAACAAAGGTCAATAACCGTTACTTCGCACTCATCAATGATCTTCGCAGCAGCGGCACTTACTCGGTCATCTGGAATCCTCAGGATTTCGAGGATGTAAAATCCCATTGGGGCAAACAGGATGTCAACAACATTGCCGCAAGACTGAGTCTGAAAGGCAACGGTAATAATACATTCTCGCCGAATCGTTATGTCACGCGCTCGGAATTTGCTGAGATTGTCGTGTTGGGCCTAGGCTTAATGCGTCAGGATGCATCGCAGGCTAAATTCTCTGATGTACCGGCCTCAATATGGTATAAGGACGCTGTATCCATTGCGAATGAATTTGATATCGTTCGTGGTTATAATGACAGCAATTTCAAAGGCGGTCTGCAAATTACGAGAGAGCAAGGTTTTGCTATGATTGCTCGTGCATATCGTTTGATTCAATCCGAAGATGTGCCAAATCAGGAGCAGATTGCTACTACGCTGGCACAATATACGGATGGGGCCAATGTAGCGCCTTGGGCAAAGGCAGATGTAACCCAATTGATCGATGCGGGAATTATTCAAGGCAACGGACCGGAAGCTCTTAGTCCGAAAGCGCAAATGACACGTGCCGAGGTAACCGCACTGATCGCAAGAATGCTGAAAGTGACCAACCTGATCGATAAATAA